The sequence AAAAAGCGTTTGCCTCGAATGGCTTCCCGACGCCAAAGTCGGCGATTACGTAATGGTCCATGTCGGTTTTGCGCTAAGTAAAATCGACGAAAAGGACGCCGAAGAAACATTACGGCTTTTGCATGAAATGGGCGACCTCGATCAGGAATTGCGTAGCGATACGGATCAATACCGGCAAGGAGGCACGCCATGAAATATCTCGACGAATTTCGTGATGCAGCGGCCGCCAAAATTCTGGCCAAAGAAATTCAACGGACCATCAGCAAGCCGTGGACGATCATGGAAATTTGCGGCGGTCAGACACACACGATTCTGAAATATGGAATCGAAACCATGCTGCCGCCTGAAGTGACGCTGGTGCACGGGCCCGGCTGTCCTGTATGCGTAACCCCTCTCGAAATGATCGACAAGGCGTTGGCCATTGCATCAAGACCGGATGTCATCTTCACTTCTTTTGGTGATATGCTGCGAGTACCCGGCAGCCATGAAGATCTCTTGAGCATTAAAGCGCGCGGCGCCGATATCCGAATGGTGTACTCCCCGCTCGATGCCGTTCAGCTCGCTTCCG comes from bacterium and encodes:
- a CDS encoding HypC/HybG/HupF family hydrogenase formation chaperone, giving the protein MCLAVPGKILSIQSGDSGLRMAQVSFGGIGKSVCLEWLPDAKVGDYVMVHVGFALSKIDEKDAEETLRLLHEMGDLDQELRSDTDQYRQGGTP